A region from the Tachyglossus aculeatus isolate mTacAcu1 chromosome 5, mTacAcu1.pri, whole genome shotgun sequence genome encodes:
- the LOC119928924 gene encoding transcription factor HES-5-like — MAPSALFLEPSALLTPKEKNKLRKPVVEKMRRDRINSSIEQLKRLLETEFQRRQPHSKLEKADILEMTVSYLKQQTHLQVKAAGALHKTSQLDFKEGYSRCLQEAFHFLSLHKVQTETQTKLLSHFQKTPVPAPEGLYPLFPPNPPKQAALKTPSPLWRPW, encoded by the exons ATGGCTCCAAGCGCTCTTTTCCTGGAACCCAGCGCTCTGCTCACGCCCAAAGAGAAAAACAAA CTGAGGAAGCCCGTGGTGGAGAAGATGCGCCGCGACCGCATCAACAGCAGCATCGAGCAGCTGAAGCGACTGCTGGAGACCGAATTCCAGAGGCGCCAGCCCCACTCCAAGCTGGAGAAGGCCGACATCCTGGAGATGACCGTCAGCTACCTGAAACAGCAAACTCACCTGCAGGTCAAAG ctGCCGGGGCCTTGCACAAGACTTCCCAGCTGGACTTCAAGGAGGGCTACTCCCGCTGCCTGCAGGAGgctttccatttcctctccctgcaCAAAGTCCAGACGGAGACCCAGACCAAACTCCTGAGCCACTTTCAGAAGACCCCCGTGCCTGCCCCTGAGGGCCTCTACCCTCTGTTTCCCCCAAACCCGCCCAAGCAGGCCGCTCTGAAGACCCCCAGCCCTCTCTGGAGACCCTGGTAG